Proteins from one Antennarius striatus isolate MH-2024 chromosome 12, ASM4005453v1, whole genome shotgun sequence genomic window:
- the LOC137604582 gene encoding ribosyldihydronicotinamide dehydrogenase [quinone]-like, giving the protein MSSSDLEAKKVLIVYAHQNPKSFNAAAKDIAVEVLTAQGCTVEVSDLYAMKFKASATAEDIVGELKDADNFSYADETKRAWEAGNLCPEITEEQRKLTEADLVIFQFPMYWFTVPAILKGWIDRVLTLGYAFSYEKRYSKGVFKNKKAMLSFTTGSQESMFSDNGINGDMNVTLWPLQNGILHYCGFQVLAPQIFWAPSYVSPEMRNTMLEDFRIRIYGALKEEPLAFTPLDYFDQEKGFRLKPEFSEEQAAKEYGLAVGIHLGKKLPPYNQMKG; this is encoded by the exons ATGTCAAGTTCTGACTTAG AAGCCAAGAAAGTGTTGATTGTGTATGCCCACCAGAATCCGAAATCGTTCAACGCTGCAGCCAAAGATATCGCTGTTGAAGTTTTAACAGCTCAGGGCTGCACTGTGGAAGTATCTGACCTGTATGCCATGAAGTTTAAAGCCTCTGCTACAGCTGAAGACATCGTTg GTGAGCTGAAGGATGCTGATAACTTCTCTTATGCTGACGAGACCAAGCGAGCATGGGAGGCAGGGAACCTGTGTCCTGAGATCACTGAGGAGCAACGCAAACTCACCGAGGCGGATCTGGTCATCTTTCAG TTCCCCATGTACTGGTTTACTGTCCCTGCGATCTTGAAGGGGTGGATCGACCGGGTCCTCACGCTGGGCTACGCTTTCTCTTATGAGAAGCGGTACAGTAAGGGTGTCTTCAAG aacaaGAAAGCCATGCTGTCATTCACCACCGGATCTCAAGAGTCGATGTTCAGTGACAATGGCATCAATGGAGACATGAACGTCACGCTGTGGCCGCTGCAG aatggGATCCTGCACTACTGTGGCTTCCAGGTTCTGGCCCCTCAAATCTTCTGGGCTCCGTCTTACGTTTCCCCCGAGATGCGCAACACCATGCTGGAAGACTTCCGCATACGGATTTACGGCGCCCTGAAAGAGGAACCCCTTGCCTTCACTCCTCTGGACTACTTTGATCAGGAGAAGGGATTCAGGCTGAAGCCAGAGTTCAGCGAGGAGCAGGCCGCAAAGGAGTATGGGCTGGCGGTTGGCATCCACCTGGGCAAAAAGCTGCCTccttataatcagatgaagGGTTAG
- the LOC137605322 gene encoding helix-loop-helix protein 15-like: MTPKGEVLISESPSRWFRRSNSTWSTRAKPMPSEGRRRCADAPCLSRTERRQRRRATARYRCAHATRERVRVLAFNVAFEELRKLLPTLPPDRKLSKIEILRLAIGYISYLNHMLDV, from the exons ATGACTCCTAAAGGGGAGGTTTTAATCTCAGAGTCTCCATCCAGATGGTTCAGACGGTCTAACTCCACCTG GTCCACTCGGGCCAAACCCATGCCCTCAGAGGGCAGAAGGCGGTGTGCGGATGCGCCATGTCTCAGCAGGAcggagaggaggcagaggaggcgCGCCACTGCGAGATACCGCTGTGCTCACGCCACGCGGGAGCGCGTCCGCGTGTTGGCTTTTAACGTGGCTTTTGAAGAGCTGAGAAAACTGCTCCCGACTCTCCCCCCGGACCGGAAGCTGTCCAAGATTGAGATCCTGAGGCTCGCCATTGGTTACATCTCCTACCTGAACCACATGCTGGACGTCTGA